The proteins below come from a single Funiculus sociatus GB2-C1 genomic window:
- a CDS encoding quinone-dependent dihydroorotate dehydrogenase has protein sequence MDIYQAAIRPVLFSGLKADPEWLHQQTLQMFSALTRSHRPPSSWILSQFQQTYCLQDSRLEQTLFGLKFPNPVGLAAGFDKDGVAAKIWQHLGFGFAELGTVTLHSQPGNPRPRLFRLAEDKAALNRMGFNNQGAAAMAARLEALGHSNSQFPIPLGINLGKSKITPLESAAADYLGSFRLLKDCGDYFVVNVSSPNTPGLRSLQSKEQLSLILDALQQENQGEKPILVKIAPDLEWEAIASVIELAQNYHLAGIIATNTTISRDNLKTKTVTSTGKPVSEEAGGISGAPVKQRSTQVIRFISQETKGKLPIIGVGGIFTPEDAWEKIIAGASLLQVYTGWIYEGPWMVRRILEGLQQKLDEQGLASLSDAIGIENQQS, from the coding sequence GTGGATATATATCAAGCTGCTATTCGTCCGGTTTTATTTTCTGGGTTGAAAGCCGATCCAGAATGGCTGCATCAGCAAACTTTACAGATGTTTAGTGCCTTAACGCGATCGCATCGCCCTCCTAGTAGTTGGATTCTCTCTCAATTCCAGCAAACCTACTGTCTCCAAGATTCTCGCCTTGAGCAAACTCTCTTTGGGCTAAAATTCCCTAATCCAGTCGGTTTGGCAGCTGGATTTGATAAAGATGGCGTTGCTGCTAAGATTTGGCAGCATCTCGGCTTTGGCTTTGCGGAACTCGGCACTGTGACGTTGCACTCGCAACCGGGAAACCCGCGTCCTCGCCTGTTTCGCTTGGCCGAGGACAAAGCCGCCCTCAACCGGATGGGATTTAATAATCAAGGAGCAGCTGCGATGGCAGCTAGGCTAGAAGCTCTTGGTCATTCCAATTCCCAATTCCCCATTCCCCTTGGCATTAATCTAGGTAAATCTAAGATAACGCCATTAGAGTCTGCTGCGGCTGATTATCTTGGTAGTTTTCGACTCTTGAAGGATTGCGGCGATTACTTTGTAGTTAACGTAAGTTCTCCGAATACTCCAGGTTTACGAAGTCTTCAATCAAAAGAGCAGCTGAGTCTGATTTTGGATGCCCTGCAACAAGAAAATCAGGGAGAAAAACCTATATTAGTGAAGATTGCACCAGATTTGGAATGGGAAGCGATCGCTTCGGTCATCGAACTAGCTCAAAACTACCATTTGGCGGGGATTATTGCCACTAACACCACCATCAGTCGGGATAATCTCAAAACCAAAACAGTTACCTCGACAGGTAAACCAGTTAGCGAAGAAGCTGGCGGTATCAGCGGCGCACCAGTGAAACAGCGTTCTACTCAGGTGATTCGCTTTATCTCTCAGGAAACCAAAGGTAAATTACCCATTATCGGTGTCGGCGGCATTTTCACCCCTGAAGACGCTTGGGAAAAAATCATCGCAGGTGCTAGTCTGCTGCAAGTTTACACTGGCTGGATTTACGAAGGCCCTTGGATGGTGCGTCGCATTCTGGAAGGACTACAGCAAAAATTAGACGAGCAAGGATTAGCTTCCCTCTCTGACGCTATTGGCATTGAAAATCAGCAGTCATAG
- a CDS encoding hybrid sensor histidine kinase/response regulator, with the protein MTKILVIEDETSIRENILELLKAEGYNALAAENGQIGLQLATEQLPDLIISDARMPKLDGYGVLTALRSNAVTATIPFIFLTAKAAKTDLRQGMELGADDYLAKPFTRGELLRAIATRLEKQAAVNRQSQQQLNNLRTNITLTLPHELHTPLNGILCGSQLLIDEANDLEPQEILEIAGDIRTSAERLAKLVQNFLLYAQLELIGTDSEQIEALRQNSRTDSAKNAIIDAATQKAKQAGREMDLVLDLQDASVSISQKKLQKIVEELIDNACKFSSPRSKIRVASKYENSTFVLFITDYGKGMTVEQIAMMGAYMRFERKLSSQQGPGLGLLIAKHLIELHGGELEIESIPQEQTIVRVALPIAN; encoded by the coding sequence ATGACAAAAATTTTGGTAATTGAAGACGAGACATCAATTAGAGAGAACATTCTGGAGTTGCTGAAGGCAGAGGGTTACAACGCGCTTGCTGCGGAAAATGGTCAGATAGGGTTGCAGTTGGCTACTGAACAACTCCCAGATTTGATTATCTCGGATGCGCGGATGCCAAAACTCGACGGTTATGGTGTCTTGACGGCGCTACGATCTAACGCTGTGACGGCGACAATTCCCTTCATTTTTCTCACAGCCAAAGCTGCCAAAACTGATTTGCGTCAAGGGATGGAATTGGGTGCAGACGACTACCTCGCCAAGCCGTTTACTAGAGGCGAGTTATTGAGAGCGATCGCTACACGTTTGGAAAAACAGGCAGCAGTTAACCGACAATCGCAACAGCAACTCAATAATTTACGTACCAATATCACCCTTACCCTTCCCCACGAACTTCATACACCCCTTAATGGAATCTTGTGCGGTTCGCAATTACTAATTGATGAAGCCAACGACCTAGAACCGCAAGAAATCCTAGAAATAGCAGGTGATATTCGTACCTCTGCGGAACGTTTAGCTAAATTAGTTCAGAATTTTTTACTGTACGCTCAACTAGAACTAATTGGAACCGATTCAGAGCAAATAGAAGCGTTACGACAAAATAGCCGTACTGATTCCGCTAAAAACGCCATAATAGACGCAGCAACTCAAAAAGCTAAGCAAGCTGGTAGAGAAATGGATTTAGTATTAGACCTGCAAGATGCATCTGTCTCCATTTCTCAGAAAAAACTGCAAAAAATTGTTGAAGAACTGATAGACAATGCCTGTAAGTTTTCCTCTCCCAGAAGTAAGATTCGCGTCGCTAGTAAGTATGAAAATAGCACTTTTGTGCTGTTTATAACTGACTACGGCAAGGGAATGACAGTAGAACAAATTGCGATGATGGGAGCTTATATGCGATTTGAGCGCAAACTTTCTTCGCAGCAAGGCCCCGGCTTAGGGCTGCTAATTGCTAAACACTTAATCGAACTGCACGGCGGAGAATTAGAAATTGAGAGTATTCCACAGGAACAAACTATTGTGCGCGTTGCTTTGCCAATAGCAAATTGA
- a CDS encoding GAF domain-containing protein, with amino-acid sequence MGHQQSPADYENQIVALGRVLQTLREEENVDVLIETTLNYLVSEFEYRLIWISLYDKLDHRLFGKGGITPTGDTKFLKNKFTLTPGDLLEQVVIQQRPVSVPNLSEEVRAGEWRRAAQEFGVQGALFFPLRCKDRCYGVVLLGSHVWGGSQSAGEKAQMSLLFGGLATALYQIELDWQHSSTKRPDQPLFQVIDQMARFPTMHQRLEAVVAMTQQFVAPTRTSIYWYSPERRYFWHRVGNRHTSKGLTNPLTSAAAGITLQEVSEFYQALNENRLIAIGAGRSPLKAEVTGQLLSRLRARSLLAAPILVQQELVGFLAVEGNEARIWEEAEKNYIRAAAQLIALGAGSEEIETTLASTQQDAQLVAECARAIADNTDADKALDQCAQLLLNRLGVERFLIVQGLGTGGWRLGAGNQEGKESFPQSALSSNPQSSSPYTIVYQRQPLNRRPLTTGLIRLTDAQQQLFEQSDSSVVAIEDWEQDQRLLSWKESLGVVGVRSLLICPIVQDADTSFSCFLVICHSTPRTWSQTERSLVGIVSQQLSVAVRTFNLRTLTKLSESAQVHLHNGLQMLLSASSDQAQSDRALVQFLSEMLECPLAMLVDWEDTTERHKTGKVAAAVMANPRFALSPGLSVPPTDLLIQEALATDGLVEKRGTQIPTSSRQWLSSPGIGCLLIMALPDLAKQPNLDFGLSEDDSNPKSKIQNPKLAGFIILADDRGREWSKHLLPVLETLVRQFARIRRYNLLSATLHQEVRNLEQLNWYKHRCLESLHQATTDRINRLNELESPAKGNQPDKSLVRMHSTQLLRELENILTEFTPLLQEEQWQLRQHLTRVTLTSVLKRSLLLLAPLYHERQLQVRSGGASSNQDVYADPLKLECVLCEILSVAGRLAPVGSRINIKTEVKSANEQSLFPSSDTSGHAARPGSLTPPLLELLITNSETFNFKVLAAPKLPALKICQRFVRSFGGNLQFYQMEGNRYLTRLLLPTTIKS; translated from the coding sequence ATGGGTCATCAGCAAAGTCCAGCAGACTACGAAAATCAAATCGTTGCCTTGGGGCGCGTTCTTCAGACCCTGCGGGAAGAGGAGAATGTTGACGTTCTCATCGAAACCACCCTGAATTATCTTGTCTCAGAATTTGAATATCGCCTAATTTGGATTAGTCTTTACGATAAATTAGATCACCGTTTGTTTGGCAAGGGAGGCATCACCCCTACTGGCGACACCAAATTTCTGAAAAATAAGTTTACTCTCACCCCAGGCGACCTTTTAGAACAGGTAGTGATCCAACAGCGACCAGTGAGTGTGCCGAATTTGAGCGAAGAAGTGCGGGCTGGAGAATGGCGGCGGGCGGCGCAAGAATTTGGGGTTCAGGGAGCGCTTTTTTTCCCCTTGCGCTGCAAAGACCGTTGTTATGGCGTTGTACTGCTGGGGTCACACGTATGGGGTGGTTCTCAAAGCGCTGGCGAAAAAGCCCAGATGTCATTGTTGTTTGGGGGATTAGCCACTGCACTTTATCAGATAGAACTAGATTGGCAGCATTCCTCTACCAAGCGCCCCGACCAACCCCTGTTCCAAGTTATAGACCAGATGGCGCGGTTTCCCACGATGCACCAACGCTTGGAAGCAGTGGTAGCCATGACTCAGCAATTCGTTGCACCAACGCGCACCAGCATCTACTGGTATTCGCCAGAGAGACGCTATTTTTGGCACCGCGTCGGCAATCGCCACACCTCTAAGGGACTAACAAACCCGTTAACCAGTGCCGCTGCTGGCATCACTTTACAAGAAGTTAGCGAATTTTATCAAGCTCTGAATGAAAATAGGTTAATTGCGATTGGTGCTGGCAGAAGCCCTCTGAAAGCGGAAGTGACAGGGCAGTTGCTCTCTAGACTGCGGGCCAGGTCTTTGCTGGCAGCGCCAATCTTGGTGCAGCAAGAACTGGTGGGATTTCTGGCTGTAGAAGGCAATGAAGCCCGGATTTGGGAAGAGGCGGAAAAAAACTATATCCGCGCTGCTGCCCAATTGATCGCCCTGGGAGCGGGCAGTGAGGAGATAGAAACAACACTGGCCTCAACTCAACAGGATGCCCAACTGGTTGCTGAGTGCGCCCGCGCGATCGCAGATAATACTGATGCGGATAAAGCCTTGGATCAGTGCGCTCAGTTGCTGCTGAACCGATTGGGTGTGGAACGTTTTTTGATAGTGCAGGGATTGGGGACTGGGGGCTGGCGACTGGGGGCTGGGAACCAAGAAGGAAAAGAAAGCTTTCCTCAATCCGCCCTATCTTCAAATCCCCAATCATCAAGTCCCTACACAATTGTTTACCAGCGCCAGCCGCTTAACAGAAGACCGTTGACAACAGGCTTAATCCGCCTTACAGATGCCCAGCAGCAGTTATTTGAGCAAAGCGACTCATCTGTGGTAGCGATAGAAGATTGGGAACAAGACCAGCGACTTTTAAGTTGGAAGGAAAGCTTGGGGGTTGTGGGCGTGCGATCGCTTTTAATATGCCCTATTGTGCAAGATGCGGATACTTCTTTTTCCTGTTTTCTAGTTATTTGCCACAGCACCCCCCGAACTTGGAGTCAAACTGAGCGATCCTTAGTAGGCATCGTCAGCCAACAGTTAAGTGTGGCAGTACGCACCTTCAACCTGAGAACCCTCACTAAACTCTCAGAGTCAGCGCAAGTACACCTCCACAACGGTTTGCAAATGCTTTTGTCGGCATCGTCAGACCAAGCACAAAGCGATCGCGCCTTGGTACAATTCCTCTCTGAGATGCTGGAATGTCCCTTAGCTATGCTTGTGGACTGGGAAGACACAACGGAACGCCACAAAACTGGGAAGGTCGCGGCGGCGGTAATGGCTAATCCTCGTTTTGCCCTTTCCCCAGGCCTGTCTGTACCACCAACGGATCTCTTAATTCAGGAAGCCTTAGCTACGGATGGTCTTGTCGAAAAACGCGGCACCCAAATCCCAACTTCTTCTCGGCAATGGCTTAGTAGTCCCGGCATCGGCTGTCTGTTAATTATGGCTCTGCCGGATTTGGCAAAGCAACCGAATTTAGATTTTGGATTGTCGGAAGACGATTCTAATCCAAAATCGAAGATCCAAAATCCCAAATTGGCTGGTTTCATCATACTTGCAGACGATCGGGGGCGCGAGTGGTCTAAGCACTTACTACCAGTTTTGGAAACTCTGGTGCGACAGTTCGCCCGAATTCGCCGCTATAACTTGTTGAGTGCAACTCTACACCAAGAGGTAAGAAACTTAGAACAGCTCAACTGGTATAAACATCGTTGTTTGGAAAGCCTGCATCAGGCTACCACTGACCGTATCAACCGCCTAAATGAACTAGAATCACCTGCTAAGGGGAATCAGCCAGATAAGTCTTTAGTGCGGATGCACTCGACGCAACTGCTGCGGGAATTAGAGAATATCCTGACAGAATTCACGCCACTCCTGCAAGAGGAGCAGTGGCAGCTGCGACAACATCTGACGAGGGTGACGCTAACAAGTGTATTGAAGCGATCGCTTTTGCTCTTAGCACCCCTGTACCATGAACGACAACTCCAAGTGCGTTCTGGGGGTGCTAGTAGCAACCAGGACGTTTATGCTGACCCCCTTAAACTCGAATGTGTCCTCTGCGAAATTCTCAGCGTCGCGGGTCGTCTGGCCCCAGTTGGTAGCCGGATAAATATCAAGACTGAAGTAAAAAGTGCCAACGAGCAAAGTCTTTTCCCATCGTCTGATACCT
- the cobO gene encoding cob(I)yrinic acid a,c-diamide adenosyltransferase: protein MKTDSQTDLNENLEVDDSPESTASSLTQEQYQRKMQRRKEVQDERVAKASQEKGLIIVNTGNGKGKTTAALGMVLRSLGHGYRVAIVQFIKGAWEPAEKAVFSRYSDQLEFHAMGEGFTWETQDKERDIQKAHAAWETGLNFIRNPDFKLVLLDEINVALKLGFLSVEEVLAGLKEKPTQSHVILTGRGAPDALIERADLVTEMTLVKHPFREQGVKAQPGIEF, encoded by the coding sequence ATGAAAACTGATAGCCAGACTGACTTGAATGAAAACTTAGAAGTTGATGACTCGCCGGAAAGTACAGCATCATCGCTAACTCAAGAGCAGTATCAGCGGAAAATGCAGCGGCGCAAAGAAGTTCAAGATGAACGAGTGGCGAAAGCCTCGCAGGAAAAAGGCTTAATAATCGTCAATACGGGGAATGGTAAGGGGAAAACTACTGCTGCTTTGGGGATGGTGCTGCGATCGCTAGGTCATGGCTATCGGGTAGCGATCGTACAATTTATCAAAGGAGCCTGGGAACCCGCAGAGAAGGCTGTGTTTAGCCGCTATTCAGATCAGCTAGAGTTCCATGCAATGGGCGAAGGCTTCACCTGGGAAACCCAAGACAAAGAGCGAGATATCCAGAAAGCGCACGCTGCTTGGGAAACTGGATTAAACTTTATCCGCAACCCTGACTTTAAGTTGGTGTTGTTAGATGAAATTAACGTGGCGCTGAAACTCGGCTTCTTGAGTGTGGAGGAAGTGCTAGCGGGGTTGAAAGAGAAGCCAACCCAGTCTCATGTTATTCTCACAGGTAGAGGTGCGCCAGATGCCCTAATTGAGCGAGCTGACTTAGTAACTGAAATGACTCTCGTCAAGCATCCGTTCCGGGAACAGGGTGTTAAGGCGCAACCGGGAATCGAGTTTTAA
- a CDS encoding PAS domain S-box protein codes for MNVNVFSQQIEDIHLRLADLYEGAIALEPLRQTELLPTAFKELGIASEELQVAVETLRQQNEELAGVHQELEAERQRYQELFEFAPQGYLITDAEGTIREANRAAAALLNVSHEFLVGKPLTVFITQQERRDFRHQLNQLSEPQQVREWEVRIQPRHKEIFDAAVTVALSFNKNGNPATLRWMIRDITASKRANGVLRKDDYDNKSDRVVHRYSRGEIVPLDPQRLWLVCQGLVRLTTMGENCEEVLVGLAGPSMLFGSCLTNLHTYQATALSDVELVTISLAEIAASPTLAQSILPKINRRLQQTESLLAISGQRRLQDRLQNLLLLLKQEIGEPVAQGTRLSVRLTHQDLANACGVTRVTITRLLGKLQQEEKIVFDSKYHIILVNKDS; via the coding sequence ATGAATGTAAACGTATTTAGCCAACAGATAGAAGACATACACTTGCGTCTAGCTGATCTGTATGAAGGCGCGATCGCATTGGAACCGTTGCGTCAAACAGAGCTATTGCCGACCGCATTCAAAGAGTTAGGCATCGCGTCGGAAGAGTTGCAAGTAGCTGTAGAGACACTACGCCAGCAGAATGAGGAACTGGCAGGCGTACACCAGGAGTTAGAAGCAGAACGCCAGCGCTACCAAGAACTGTTCGAGTTCGCACCGCAGGGTTACTTAATAACTGATGCAGAAGGAACAATTAGAGAAGCCAACCGCGCTGCTGCGGCGCTGCTCAACGTGTCTCACGAATTTCTGGTAGGCAAACCCCTGACAGTTTTCATCACTCAACAAGAGCGCCGAGACTTCCGCCATCAACTCAACCAACTGTCCGAGCCGCAGCAAGTGCGTGAATGGGAAGTACGCATACAGCCGCGCCATAAAGAGATTTTTGATGCGGCTGTGACAGTGGCTCTGAGTTTCAATAAAAACGGCAATCCAGCAACATTGCGCTGGATGATTCGCGATATCACTGCCAGCAAGCGGGCGAATGGCGTACTAAGAAAGGATGACTACGACAACAAAAGCGATCGCGTCGTGCATCGTTATTCTAGAGGGGAAATTGTCCCCCTCGACCCTCAAAGGCTTTGGCTAGTTTGTCAGGGTTTAGTAAGGTTGACTACGATGGGTGAAAATTGCGAAGAGGTGCTTGTAGGATTAGCTGGCCCCTCAATGCTTTTTGGTTCTTGTTTGACTAATCTGCATACATATCAAGCTACAGCTCTATCGGACGTGGAGCTAGTTACCATTTCTTTAGCAGAAATAGCAGCCTCCCCGACTCTAGCCCAGAGCATTTTACCAAAAATTAATCGACGGCTACAGCAGACAGAATCACTGTTAGCTATTTCTGGACAACGACGATTGCAAGATCGCTTACAGAATTTATTGTTGCTGCTGAAACAGGAAATTGGCGAACCCGTAGCGCAAGGAACTCGTCTGAGTGTTCGCCTGACTCATCAAGACCTTGCCAACGCCTGCGGTGTTACTAGAGTGACAATCACGCGCTTGCTTGGGAAGTTACAGCAAGAAGAAAAGATTGTTTTTGACTCCAAGTATCACATTATTTTGGTAAACAAAGATTCTTAG
- a CDS encoding DUF1816 domain-containing protein, which produces MAFLNIVREVLTGFVQGFRMAWWVEIATTEPRCIYYFGPFDNCAQAAAACPGYIEDIHKEKAQGIKVKIKRCKPEALTICDEENDEL; this is translated from the coding sequence ATGGCATTTCTCAACATCGTCAGAGAAGTCTTGACAGGTTTCGTGCAAGGGTTTCGTATGGCTTGGTGGGTAGAAATTGCTACTACCGAGCCTCGCTGCATCTATTATTTTGGCCCTTTCGATAACTGTGCTCAAGCAGCGGCAGCCTGCCCCGGATATATTGAAGATATTCACAAGGAGAAAGCTCAGGGAATCAAAGTTAAGATCAAACGCTGCAAACCAGAGGCGTTGACGATATGTGATGAAGAAAATGATGAGTTATGA
- a CDS encoding sensor histidine kinase, producing the protein MKSEQSAKKLNLESTLQGLNLYEACIEFDCTTEDVIKLFEENPLLPGLIVMERNQLIGMISRRRFFEYISRRYSLELVAKRPLREIPALPFSESLYQFSHTEILVFPSYSSITAAVRESLKRSPELIYEPIIVQTAPGVYKLLDVHQLLMAQSELHEITMAAYKQMGIALQEAKNQLLAVLDAVPGFVSWISSDLHYLGVNQHLAESFNLSAEEFIGQKVGCFDSSNHFTELIEDFFKSPAQTTCQEAIAQINGSTRNYLIVAQKYNQNQAAVTVGIDITQRKILEEELRASLEREKELGKLKSRFISMTSHEFRTPLSTILSSAELLEHYSHNWTEEKKIVHYDRIQSSVNRMIRLLDDVLTIGKAETGSLYFKPSPVNLEQFCLELVRELQPTEGNQHAINFINRCQHTYYYLDEKLLRHILTNLLSNAIKYSQEGSEVKLEIFHKKGRIIFQVEDKGIGIPAQDRQCLFESFHRATNVGNIPGTGLGLAIVKKCVELHSGEITVDSELGVGTNFTVTLPVSSRLSAFARKSKLSHYAKHKH; encoded by the coding sequence ATGAAATCTGAACAAAGCGCAAAAAAACTTAATCTAGAATCAACATTACAAGGATTAAACCTCTACGAAGCTTGTATCGAGTTTGATTGCACCACAGAAGACGTTATCAAGCTATTTGAGGAAAATCCGCTGCTACCGGGTTTAATTGTAATGGAGCGGAATCAGCTTATTGGCATGATTTCCCGACGACGCTTTTTTGAATATATCAGTCGTCGGTACAGCTTGGAATTGGTTGCCAAACGGCCTTTGCGTGAAATTCCAGCTTTGCCTTTTAGCGAATCGCTTTATCAATTTAGCCATACCGAAATCTTAGTTTTTCCCTCCTACTCTTCGATTACAGCAGCCGTGCGGGAATCTTTGAAGCGATCGCCTGAATTAATTTATGAACCAATTATCGTACAAACCGCACCAGGTGTCTATAAACTATTGGATGTACATCAACTTTTGATGGCACAGTCAGAGTTGCATGAGATAACAATGGCAGCTTATAAGCAGATGGGAATAGCGCTGCAAGAAGCAAAAAACCAACTTTTAGCTGTTTTAGATGCCGTACCAGGATTTGTTTCTTGGATTAGTTCAGATTTACATTATTTGGGAGTCAACCAGCATTTAGCAGAATCATTTAACTTATCAGCAGAAGAATTTATCGGTCAGAAAGTTGGATGTTTTGACAGCAGCAACCACTTTACTGAATTGATAGAAGATTTTTTTAAATCTCCAGCCCAAACTACTTGCCAAGAAGCGATCGCACAAATTAATGGCAGCACTCGAAATTATCTAATTGTAGCTCAAAAGTACAATCAGAACCAAGCTGCTGTTACAGTAGGCATTGATATTACCCAACGTAAAATATTAGAAGAAGAACTGCGAGCATCTCTAGAGCGGGAAAAAGAACTTGGCAAACTCAAATCTCGCTTTATTTCTATGACTTCCCATGAATTCCGTACTCCCCTTAGTACCATCCTCTCTTCTGCTGAATTATTAGAACATTACAGCCACAACTGGACTGAAGAGAAAAAAATCGTCCACTACGATCGCATTCAATCATCTGTTAATCGCATGATTAGACTGCTAGATGATGTGCTAACCATTGGGAAAGCTGAAACAGGAAGTTTATATTTCAAACCTTCGCCTGTGAATCTAGAACAATTTTGTTTAGAATTAGTAAGAGAGTTACAGCCAACCGAAGGTAATCAGCACGCAATTAACTTTATTAATCGCTGCCAACATACCTATTATTACCTTGATGAGAAGCTGCTGCGCCATATCCTTACAAATTTGCTTTCAAACGCTATAAAATATTCGCAGGAAGGTAGCGAGGTTAAATTAGAAATCTTCCATAAAAAAGGAAGAATAATCTTTCAAGTTGAAGATAAAGGCATTGGTATTCCAGCGCAAGATCGCCAGTGCCTGTTTGAGTCATTCCATCGAGCCACAAATGTTGGCAACATCCCCGGAACTGGACTTGGATTGGCAATTGTAAAAAAATGTGTGGAGCTGCACTCTGGAGAGATTACCGTAGACAGTGAACTGGGAGTAGGTACTAACTTTACAGTCACGCTACCAGTTAGCAGTCGGCTTTCAGCTTTTGCGCGCAAGAGTAAGTTGTCACACTATGCTAAACACAAACATTGA